A genomic window from Cucumis melo cultivar AY chromosome 8, USDA_Cmelo_AY_1.0, whole genome shotgun sequence includes:
- the LOC103500917 gene encoding mRNA-decapping enzyme-like protein: MTQSGKLMPNLDQQSTKMLNLTVLQRIDPFIEEILITAAHVTFYEFNIETNQWSRKDVEGSLFVVKRNAQPRFQFIVMNRRNTDNLVENLLGDFEYEVQAPYLLYRNAAQEVNGIWFYNPRECEDVANLFSRILNAFSKVPLKSKVSSSKGDFEELEAVPTMSVIEGPLEPSAPPSTVTDPPEDPSFVNFFSAAMNIGSNAPNIPDSRQPYHPSPINPPSLLAPNLVSAPALAPQPSFPIAASTTLTSPYGPSDPNNGTNQVTNLVKPSSFFPPPSFSSAPMRPTLPLSMPMPTLHPPLNLQSPYGTPMLQPFPPPNPPPSLTPGSAPALNDGPVISRDKVRDALLMLVQDDQFIDKFYQALLKMHHS, encoded by the exons ATGACTCAATCCGGAAAGTTGATGCCGAATCTCGATCAGCAGAGCACCAAAATGCTTAATCTTACTGTTTTGCAGAGAATAGATCCTTTCATTGAAGAGATTTTAATCACCGCTGCCCATGTGACATTCTACGAGTTTAATATCGAAACCAATCAATGG AGTCGCAAGGATGTAGAAGGATCTCTTTTCGTAGTGAAGAg aaatgcTCAACCTCGCTTCCAATTCATTGTGATGAACCGACGGAACACAG ATAATCTAGTGGAGAATCTTCTTGGGGATTTTGAATATGAAGTGCAAGCTCCTTATTTGTTGTACCGGAATGCTGCTCAAGAAGTTAATGGCATTTGGTTTTACAATCCACGGGAATGCGAGGATGTCGCAAACCTCTTCAGCAG GATACTTAATGCATTCTCGAAGGTTCCTTTAAAGTCCAAAGTTTCTTCAAGCAAGGG TGATTTTGAGGAGCTTGAGGCAGTGCCAACAATGTCAGTGATTGAAGGTCCATTGGAGCCCTCGGCACCGCCCTCGACTGTCACTGATCCCCCCGAAGATCCATCCTTCGTGAACTTCTTTAGT GCGGCTATGAATATTGGAAGCAATGCTCCAAATATACCGGATTCAAGGCAGCCATATCATCCTTCTCCTATTAACCCTCCATCTTTGCTTGCTCCTAATCTTGTATCAGCTCCTGCACTGGCTCCACAGCCATCTTTTCCTATTGCAGCTTCAACTACGCTAACCTCTCCTTATGGACCATCTGACCCAAACAATGGCACTAATCAGGTCACTAATCTTGTGAAGCCCTCTTCTTTCTTTCCACCACCATCTTTCTCATCTGCACCAATGAGACCCACTTTGCCCTTATCCATGCCTATGCCTACCCTTCATCCTCCACTTAATTTACAAAGCCCATATGGGACACCAATGCTCCAGCCATTTCCACCACCTAATCCACCGCCTTCACTTACACCTGGTTCTGCTCCTGCTCTCAATGATGGGCCTGTTATTAGCAGGGACAAAGTTCGCGATGCACTTCTGATGCTTGTTCAG GATGATCAATTTATCGATAAGTTCTACCAAGCGCTGCTGAAGATGCACCATTCTTGA
- the LOC103500916 gene encoding casparian strip membrane protein 1, with translation MKTGESTAIDIAPETNNSGPIGKKKSTTPLLAAPVPDRGTHRMKRGLAIFDFVLRIGVLASALAAAAAMGTSEQTLPFFTQFFQFEASYDDLPTFQFFVVAMAVVAGYVVLSIPFSIVCIIRPHAAGPRVLLLILDSVALTLNTAAAGAAAAVVSLAHSGNSSTNWLAICNQFGDFCQQASGAVVGSFAAVLLFLLLILFSALSLKNSH, from the exons ATGAAGACCGGCGAATCCACCGCCATTGACATTGCCCCCGAGACCAACAACAGTGGCCCAATTGGGAAGAAGAAGAGCACGACCCCGTTGCTGGCCGCCCCGGTGCCGGACAGGGGAACCCACCGGATGAAACGTGGGCTTGCGATATTTGACTTCGTTCTGAGAATCGGCGTTCTTGCGTCGGCGTTGGCGGCCGCCGCCGCTATGGGTACTAGTGAACAAACGTTGCCGTTTTTTACTCAATTCTTCCAGTTCGAGGCCAGCTACGATGATTTGCCTACTTTCCA GTTTTTTGTGGTGGCAATGGCCGTAGTTGCGGGATATGTGGTTTTGTCAATTCCATTCTCAATTGTTTGTATTATTCGTCCCCATGCTGCTGGGCCTCGCGTTCTTTTGTTGATTCTAGACTCG GTGGCTTTGACTTTGAACACAGCAGCAGCAGGGGCAGCAGCAGCAGTGGTATCTCTAGCACACAGTGGGAATTCAAGCACAAATTGGTTAGCAATATGCAACCAGTTTGGTGATTTTTGTCAACAAGCGAGTGGCGCTGTGGTTGGCTCTTTTGCTGCTGTCTTGCTCTTTCTTTTACTCATCTTGTTCTCTGCTTTGTCTCTCAAAAATAGCCATTGA
- the LOC103500915 gene encoding probable UDP-N-acetylglucosamine--peptide N-acetylglucosaminyltransferase SPINDLY isoform X1 → MEWTEKDVSSGKEVVPVRENGFLQGSQSSSKSSSSLVSIDSDEKKVEGKDGLFFANILRSRNKFSDALVLYEKVLEQDGDNLEAHIGKGICLQMQNMIKPAFESFAEAIRLDPQNACAFTHCGILYKEEGRLVEAAESYQKALRVDPSYRPAAECLAVVLTDLGTSLKLSGNSQDGIQKYYEALKIDPHYAPAYYNLGVVYSEMMQYDTALSCYEKAAFERPMYAEAYCNMGVIYKNRGDLESAIACYERCLAVSPNFEIAKNNMAIALTDLGTKVKLEGDINQGVAYYKRALYYNWHYADAMYNLGVAYGEMLKFDMAIVFYELAFHFNPHCAEACNNLGVIYKDQDNLDKAVECYQLALSIKPNFSQSLNNLGVVYTVQGKMDAAASMIEKAILANPTYAEAYNNLGVLHRDAGNITMAVDAYERCLKIDPDSRNAGQNRLLAMNYIDEGHEDKLYEAHRDWGRRFMRLYPQYTSWDNPKDPERPLVIGYVSPDYFTHSVSYFVEAPLVHHDYANYKVVIYSAVVKADAKTIRFRDKVLKHGGVWRDIYGIDEKKVASMVREDKVDILVELTGHTANNKLGMMACRPAPVQVTWIGYPNTTGLPTIDYRITDALTDPPNTKQKHVEELVRLPECFLCYTPSPEAGSVSSAPALSNGFITFGSFNNLAKITPKVLQVWARILCAIPNSRLVVKCKPFCCDSVRQRFLSTLEQLGLESQRVDLLPLILLNHDHMQAYSLMDISLDTFPYAGTTTTCESLYMGVPCVTMAGSVHAHNVGVSLLSKVGLGHLVAKNEEEYVKLALQLASDVTALSNLRMSLRNLMSKSPVCDGPNFILGLESTYRKMWHRYCKGDVPSLRRMESVQERELIEETITTTESNITALKESPASTQSNGHCPVSSDVLDHSPCGENGDPLPPTKKPGKLN, encoded by the exons ATGGAGTGGACTGAAAAAGACGTCAGCAGTGGAAAGGAGGTGGTCCCTGTGAGAGAAAATGGTTTCTTGCAGGGATCACAGTCTTCCTCCAAATCGAGTTCATCTCTGGTGAGTATTGATTCAGATGAGAAGAAGGTTGAAGGAAAGGATGGTCTCTTCTTTGCCAACATTCTTCGGTCAAGAAACAAATTTTCAGATGCTCTTGTCCTATACGAGAAAGTATTAGAGCAAGATGGTGATAACTTGGAAGCTCATATTGGCAAAGGAATATGCCTTCAAATGCAAAACATGATCAAGCCTGCGTTTGAAAGTTTTGCAGAAGCCATCAGGTTGGATCCACAGAATGCTTGCGCCTTTACACATTGTGGTATTCTATATAAGGAGGAAGGTCGTCTCGTGGAGGCTGCTGAG TCGTATCAAAAGGCTTTGAGAGTAGACCCTTCTTACAGACCAGCTGCTGAATGCCTAGCAGTTGTTTTGACTGACCTTGGGACCAGCTTAAAGCTTAGTGGTAATAGTCAAGATGGAATTCAGAAGTACTATGAAGCCCTCAAGATAGATCCACACTATGCT CCTGCATATTATAATCTTGGGGTTGTCTATTCTGAGATGATGCAATATGACACAGCCCTTAGTTGCTATGAGAAAGCTGCATTTGAGAGACCCATGTATGCTGAAGCATATTGCAACATGGGCGTAATATATAAAAACCGTGGAGACTTAGAGTCAGCTATTGCCTGTTATGAGAG GTGCCTAGCCGTTTCACCAAATTTTGAGATTGCAAAGAACAACATGGCAATTGCCTTAACAGATTTAGGAACAAAG GTTAAACTGGAAGGAGATATAAACCAGGGTGTAGCATATTATAAGAGAGCTCTGTATTACAATTGGCATTATGCTGATGCTATGTACAATCTTGGGGTTGCATATGGTGAAATGCTTAAGTTTGACATG GCTATTGTCTTCTATGAGCTAGCTTTCCATTTCAATCCTCATTGTGCGGAGGCATGTAATAATTTAGGGGTTATATATAAGGATCAGGACAACCTGGACAAAGCTGTAGAATGTTATCAA CTTGCGTTATCAATAAAGCCCAACTTTTCTCAGTCATTGAACAATCTTGGTGTTGTCTACACGGTCCAG GGGAAAATGGATGCTGCAGCAAGCATGATTGAAAAAGCTATCCTTGCCAATCCAACTTATGCAGAAGCTTACAATAACTTAG GTGTTTTGCATAGGGATGCTGGGAATATTACCATGGCAGTTGATGCATATGAGCGTTGCCTTAAAATAGACCCCGACTCCCGGAATGCTGGCCAG AACCGATTGCTTGCTATGAACTACATTGATGAAGGGCATGAAGATAAACTTTATGAGGCTCACAG GGATTGGGGCAGGCGATTTATGAGGCTGTATCCACAGTATACATCATGGGATAACCCTAAAGATCCAGAGCGTCCACTTGTCATTGGCTATGTGTCTCCCGATTATTTTACTCATTCAGTGTCGTATTTCGTTGAAGCCCCTTTAGTTCATCATGATTATGCAAATTACAAAGTTGTTATCTATTCAGCTGTTGTGAAG GCAGATGCAAAAACTATTAGGTTTCGAGACAAAGTCTTAAAACATGGTGGGGTTTGGAGGGATATATATGGAATTGATGAAAAGAAGGTTGCAAGCATGGTCAGGGAAGACAAAGTTGATATCTTGGTGGAGCTTACTGGCCATACAGCTAATAACAAGTTAGGGATGATGGCATGTAGACCTGCCCCTGTGCAG GTAACCTGGATTGGCTACCCAAACACTACTGGCTTGCCCACTATTGATTACCGGATTACAGATGCACTGACAGATCCTCCCAATACAAAACAGAA GCATGTTGAGGAGTTAGTTAGGTTGCCAGAATGCTTCCTTTGCTATACACCTTCTCCTGAGGCTGGTTCTGTGTCCAGTGCTCCAGCCCTTTCTAATGGCTTCATCACATTTGGTAGCTTCAATAATCTTGCAAAG ATAACGCCTAAAGTTTTACAAGTTTGGGCAAGGATTCTATGCGCCATACCAAATTCTAGACTTGTGGTGAAGTGTAAGCCTTTCTGTTGTGATAGTGTGAGGCAAAGATTTCTTTCAACCTTGGAGCAGCTTGGTTTAGAATCGCAACGGGTTGATCTTCTTCCTCTTATTCTTCTGAACCATGACCATATGCAGGCCTACTCCTTAATGGATATAAG TTTGGATACCTTTCCATATGCTGGAACCACAACTACGTGTGAATCGTTGTATATGGGAGTTCCATGTGTAACAATGGCTGGATCCGTTCATGCTCACAATGTTGGTGTTAGTCTTCTCAGCAAAGTTG GTCTAGGACACCTTGTTGCTAAAAATGAGGAAGAATATGTAAAGTTGGCATTGCAGCTAGCATCTGATGTAACTGCACTTTCTAATTTAAGAATGAGTCTTCGGAATCTTATGTCCAAGTCTCCCGTTTGTGATGGGCCAAATTTCATCCTTGGTTTGGAGTCCACATATCGTAAAATGTGGCATAGGTACTGTAAAGGAGATGTGCCATCATTGAGGCGCATGGAAAGTGTACAAGAGCGAGAACTTATAGAAGAGACGATTACAACAACGGAATCAAACATTACTGCCTTGAAGGAGAGCCCGGCATCTACCCAATCCAATGGACACTGTCCTGTTTCCTCCGACGTCCTCGATCATTCCCCTTGTGGAGAAAATGGCGATCCATTGCCTCCAACCAAAAAACCAGGAAAGCTCAATTGA
- the LOC103500915 gene encoding probable UDP-N-acetylglucosamine--peptide N-acetylglucosaminyltransferase SPINDLY isoform X2 translates to MEWTEKDVSSGKEVVPVRENGFLQGSQSSSKSSSSLVSIDSDEKKVEGKDGLFFANILRSRNKFSDALVLYEKVLEQDGDNLEAHIGKGICLQMQNMIKPAFESFAEAIRLDPQNACAFTHCGILYKEEGRLVEAAESYQKALRVDPSYRPAAECLAVVLTDLGTSLKLSGNSQDGIQKYYEALKIDPHYAPAYYNLGVVYSEMMQYDTALSCYEKAAFERPMYAEAYCNMGVIYKNRGDLESAIACYERCLAVSPNFEIAKNNMAIALTDLGTKVKLEGDINQGVAYYKRALYYNWHYADAMYNLGVAYGEMLKFDMAIVFYELAFHFNPHCAEACNNLGVIYKDQDNLDKAVECYQLALSIKPNFSQSLNNLGVVYTVQGKMDAAASMIEKAILANPTYAEAYNNLGVLHRDAGNITMAVDAYERCLKIDPDSRNAGQNRLLAMNYIDEGHEDKLYEAHRDWGRRFMRLYPQYTSWDNPKDPERPLVIGYVSPDYFTHSVSYFVEAPLVHHDYANYKVVIYSAVVKADAKTIRFRDKVLKHGGVWRDIYGIDEKKVASMVREDKVDILVELTGHTANNKLGMMACRPAPVQVTWIGYPNTTGLPTIDYRITDALTDPPNTKQKHVEELVRLPECFLCYTPSPEAGSVSSAPALSNGFITFGSFNNLAKITPKVLQVWARILCAIPNSRLVVKCKPFCCDSVRQRFLSTLEQLGLESQRVDLLPLILLNHDHMQAYSLMDISLDTFPYAGTTTTCESLYMGVPCVTMAGSVHAHNVGVSLLSKVGDGRRKRLKIMLQRWVGKRRKTERDDR, encoded by the exons ATGGAGTGGACTGAAAAAGACGTCAGCAGTGGAAAGGAGGTGGTCCCTGTGAGAGAAAATGGTTTCTTGCAGGGATCACAGTCTTCCTCCAAATCGAGTTCATCTCTGGTGAGTATTGATTCAGATGAGAAGAAGGTTGAAGGAAAGGATGGTCTCTTCTTTGCCAACATTCTTCGGTCAAGAAACAAATTTTCAGATGCTCTTGTCCTATACGAGAAAGTATTAGAGCAAGATGGTGATAACTTGGAAGCTCATATTGGCAAAGGAATATGCCTTCAAATGCAAAACATGATCAAGCCTGCGTTTGAAAGTTTTGCAGAAGCCATCAGGTTGGATCCACAGAATGCTTGCGCCTTTACACATTGTGGTATTCTATATAAGGAGGAAGGTCGTCTCGTGGAGGCTGCTGAG TCGTATCAAAAGGCTTTGAGAGTAGACCCTTCTTACAGACCAGCTGCTGAATGCCTAGCAGTTGTTTTGACTGACCTTGGGACCAGCTTAAAGCTTAGTGGTAATAGTCAAGATGGAATTCAGAAGTACTATGAAGCCCTCAAGATAGATCCACACTATGCT CCTGCATATTATAATCTTGGGGTTGTCTATTCTGAGATGATGCAATATGACACAGCCCTTAGTTGCTATGAGAAAGCTGCATTTGAGAGACCCATGTATGCTGAAGCATATTGCAACATGGGCGTAATATATAAAAACCGTGGAGACTTAGAGTCAGCTATTGCCTGTTATGAGAG GTGCCTAGCCGTTTCACCAAATTTTGAGATTGCAAAGAACAACATGGCAATTGCCTTAACAGATTTAGGAACAAAG GTTAAACTGGAAGGAGATATAAACCAGGGTGTAGCATATTATAAGAGAGCTCTGTATTACAATTGGCATTATGCTGATGCTATGTACAATCTTGGGGTTGCATATGGTGAAATGCTTAAGTTTGACATG GCTATTGTCTTCTATGAGCTAGCTTTCCATTTCAATCCTCATTGTGCGGAGGCATGTAATAATTTAGGGGTTATATATAAGGATCAGGACAACCTGGACAAAGCTGTAGAATGTTATCAA CTTGCGTTATCAATAAAGCCCAACTTTTCTCAGTCATTGAACAATCTTGGTGTTGTCTACACGGTCCAG GGGAAAATGGATGCTGCAGCAAGCATGATTGAAAAAGCTATCCTTGCCAATCCAACTTATGCAGAAGCTTACAATAACTTAG GTGTTTTGCATAGGGATGCTGGGAATATTACCATGGCAGTTGATGCATATGAGCGTTGCCTTAAAATAGACCCCGACTCCCGGAATGCTGGCCAG AACCGATTGCTTGCTATGAACTACATTGATGAAGGGCATGAAGATAAACTTTATGAGGCTCACAG GGATTGGGGCAGGCGATTTATGAGGCTGTATCCACAGTATACATCATGGGATAACCCTAAAGATCCAGAGCGTCCACTTGTCATTGGCTATGTGTCTCCCGATTATTTTACTCATTCAGTGTCGTATTTCGTTGAAGCCCCTTTAGTTCATCATGATTATGCAAATTACAAAGTTGTTATCTATTCAGCTGTTGTGAAG GCAGATGCAAAAACTATTAGGTTTCGAGACAAAGTCTTAAAACATGGTGGGGTTTGGAGGGATATATATGGAATTGATGAAAAGAAGGTTGCAAGCATGGTCAGGGAAGACAAAGTTGATATCTTGGTGGAGCTTACTGGCCATACAGCTAATAACAAGTTAGGGATGATGGCATGTAGACCTGCCCCTGTGCAG GTAACCTGGATTGGCTACCCAAACACTACTGGCTTGCCCACTATTGATTACCGGATTACAGATGCACTGACAGATCCTCCCAATACAAAACAGAA GCATGTTGAGGAGTTAGTTAGGTTGCCAGAATGCTTCCTTTGCTATACACCTTCTCCTGAGGCTGGTTCTGTGTCCAGTGCTCCAGCCCTTTCTAATGGCTTCATCACATTTGGTAGCTTCAATAATCTTGCAAAG ATAACGCCTAAAGTTTTACAAGTTTGGGCAAGGATTCTATGCGCCATACCAAATTCTAGACTTGTGGTGAAGTGTAAGCCTTTCTGTTGTGATAGTGTGAGGCAAAGATTTCTTTCAACCTTGGAGCAGCTTGGTTTAGAATCGCAACGGGTTGATCTTCTTCCTCTTATTCTTCTGAACCATGACCATATGCAGGCCTACTCCTTAATGGATATAAG TTTGGATACCTTTCCATATGCTGGAACCACAACTACGTGTGAATCGTTGTATATGGGAGTTCCATGTGTAACAATGGCTGGATCCGTTCATGCTCACAATGTTGGTGTTAGTCTTCTCAGCAAAGTTG GTGATGGTAGAAGGAAAAGGCTGAAGATAATGCTCCAAAGATGGGTAGGAAAAAGGCGCAAAACAGAAAGAGACGATAGATAG
- the LOC103500914 gene encoding vacuolar protein sorting-associated protein 55 homolog produces MFSSSILLQILACALYNNWWPLLSALMYVLVPMPCLFFGGGSTQFLISRDGGGWIGAAKFLTGASTVGSLAIPIILRHAHMIDTGAMFIEFVSFFIFVCTVLCFHRVSLEDDW; encoded by the exons ATGTTTTCATCTAGCATCTTGCTACAGATACTG GCTTGTGCACTATACAACAATTGGTGGCCTTTGTTATCAG CTTTGATGTACGTGCTTGTTCCAATGCCTTGTTTATTTTTTGGAGGTGGGTCCACACAGTTTCTGATTAGCCGAGATGGTGGAGG ATGGATAGGTGCTGCTAAGTTCTTGACGGGCGCCTCAACTGTCGGGAGTTTGGCAATTCCTATTATCCTGAGGCATGCTCATATGATCGACACAGGAGCCATGTTCATAGAATTCGTTTCCTTCTTCATATTTGTTTGCACTGTGTTGTGCTTCCACCGTGTTAGCCTTGAAGATGATTGGTGA